The sequence CCGTATCTCCAGGGAAACGCGAGCTACCACGTGCCGCAGGAGTTCGTCACCCACCTGCCGCATTCGCACAACGACTCGTTCTTCTCCACCCTGCGGGATGGCCAGTGGAAGCTGATCCACCGTTACCTCACCCGCTCATGGGAGTTCTACGATCTCTCGACCGATCCCGGCGAGACCACGAACCTGGCGACGAATCCCACGCCTGCGAACGCCGCCAGATTGATGCGGATGGCTCGTCACCTCGCCTCTGAACTGAAGCGCTACGGGGCCCAGTTCCCGACCGAGGACGCCACCGGCAACGAACGACCGCTGTTGATGCCGAACCTCACCACCGTGGACAGCGATGGAGACGGCATTCCGGACATGCAGGAGGATACCAATCGCAACGGCCTGACCGATCCTGGCGAGACCGACGCGGACAAGGCGGACAGCGATGGCGACGGCACGCCTGACGGGGCGGAAAAGAAGCTGGGCACCAATCCCCTCGACCCGACCAGCGCGTTCATGGCCACGCCTTCGCGACAGGCCAACGGCACGCTCGCGATCGAATGGCCGTCCCAGCCTGGCACCGCCTATGAAATCCGCAGCAGTCTCGACATGGCGGATTGGTCCACGCTGGTGGCGGCCGATGTTCCCGCCGCCCAGGGAACGCGCACGCGCTACGAGCTCGGCGCTCCCGATGGCGCGCGTCGTTTCTTCCGCGTGTCGCTGAAATAATCCGGAGTGTCCGATTGAAATCGGCCAGCCCCGCGTATTTCCATGGTTACGTTTGTCCGCCCATGCATCCCAGGTTCATGAAAATCCTCGCGCTCGCCGCCGCCTTGCTCCCGCTGGCTCCCTTCGCCAGCACCGCTGCCGATTCTCCCGTGAAACGTCCGCCGAACATCGTGCTCATCGTGATCGATGACATGGGCTGGAAGGACATCGCGGCAAACGGCTCGACCTACTACAAGACCCCGAACGTGGACCGTCTGGCCAGCGAGGGCATGCGTTTCCGGAACGGCTACGCGGCCTGCGCGGTGTGCTCGCCCTCACGGGCGGCGATCATGACCGGTCAATCCCCGGCACGGCTGCATCTGACCGATTGGATTCCAGGAGAAGGCGCGCCGAAGAACTCGCGCTTCACGGTGCCGCAGTGGGACATGACGCTGGAGAAGAGCACGCCGACGCTGCCGCAACTTCTCAAGAAACAGGGCTACACCACGGCCGCTATCGGCAAGTGGCATCTGGGCAACGACGGACCCGAAGCGCACGGATTCGACGTCAACATTGCCGGCGGCCACATCGGGCATCCGGCATCCTTCTTCTGGCCTTACGGGAAGGAAGGCAATTCCCACCGCGTGCCGATGCTCGCCGAAGCGGGCGGCAAGGAAGGCGAGTATCTGACCGACCGGCTCACCGACGAGGCCGTGAAGTTCATCGACGGCAACAGGGACAAGCCCTTCTTCCTCTACCTCGCCCACTACGCGGTGCACGCGCCGCTGATGGCGAAGGACGACGACACGGCCTTGTTCAAGGGCGCGAAGCCGGACGGCCAGCAGGACTTCCCGGTGTACGCCGGGATGGTGAAGGCGGTGGACGATTCGGTGGGCCGCATTCTCGCCGATCTGAAGAAGCAAGGCTTGGAGGACAATACGATCGTGGTCTTCACCTCCGACAACGGCGGGGTGGTGCATTTCCGGGCGACCGACAACGCGCCGCTACGGGGCGGCAAGGGCTTCCCTTATGAGGGCGGCCTACGCGTTCCTTTCATCGTGCGGGCTCCGGGACTCACGAAACCCGGCAGCGTGAACGACACGCCGGTGATCGGCACCGACTTCCTGCCGACCTTCGCGAAGCTGGCGGGCATCGAGGGCAAACCCGCCCCGGTGTTGGACGGGGTGGACATCTCCCCCGCCCTGCGTGGCGGGAAGCTGGAACGCGACACCTTCCTCTGGCACTACCCGCACTACTGGTGGGGAGGCAACATCTCGCCCTACTCGGTAATCCACTCGGGAGATTGGAAGCTGGTGCGCTGGAATGAGTATGGCTCGGAAGAGCTCTACAATCTCGCCCAGGATCCATCGGAGAAAACCGATCTCGCGAAAGCGAATCCAGAGAAGCTCAAGGAGATGTCCGCCAAGCTGGATGCGGAGCTGAAGGCCCAGGACGCGCAGCCACCGGTGCCACGGAAGGACGCGAAGGCCGCCCCCGATCCGGAAAGCAATCCGGCGAAGGCGGCGAAGTTCATCCGGGGGTGACTCCAGGTCCTTATCTACCTCCTAAGCTCTGCATCCCGAATGGGATGGCAGCCCAAGTAGCCGGAGGTTGAGGAGCCTTGGCGACGACACCTCCGGTTCAGGCGGAAAGATCATTCGATCCCGGAGGGGATCGTAGCCGGGTTCGGAGGTCTGCGGAATTTCATTTCCCATTCCACCCGCGGAACCGGGGCACGCGTCTCGCACCCCTGCCGGGGCGCATTTCGTGCCCCTGGGGAATCCGGTGGCGGCGTCGCTCCGCTCCTTGCACACCGGCTAATTTCTCCTGCCCCTACCGGGGCGAAAGAACAGCCTCCCCCGGAGTTCACGAAGCTCGAGGTCTGGACCTCAACCACGGCATCACTGCTTGCCCGGCTCCTTGGCGGGCTCTTTCGCGGCAGCCTCTTTCTCCGCGGCCTCTTTGGCTGCGGCGTCCTTGGCAGCCTTCTCCAGTTCCTTCTTGCGGACCTCCACCATCGGCGGAATGGACTGCTTCCACAGCTTGATGTTCGCCTCGGCGAGGCGGGACAGGAACACATCCTTGTTCTTCAGATCTTCCCGGATCTCGTCCGCCTCCTGCACCTTCCCCAGCGCGAGTGCCGGGCAAATGGTGGCAAAGAGATAGATGGTGTCGCTCGACCGGGTGTAGGCCTCCTTCACGCCGTCATACACCTTTTGGGTGTCGTGGTACAACACCGAGGAACGGTAGGGCCAGCCACCATGAAACTTCGGAGCCACCACGGCCGCCTTGACCTGGTTCACGTAAACACCGGCGGAGCCCGGCGTCTCCGGTCGCGCGCGATTCAGCATGGCGATGGCTTCATCCTTCTCCAATGCCACGGTTTCGCCTCCGCGCACTTTGGCGAGGAGTTCATCGAGATCCGCGGCCAACAACGTGGACGGCAGGAGCAGGAGACCCAGAAATCCGGACAGCAGGAAACGTTTCATGACAGGAGGGGGTTGCGGAAAACCGGAGCTGCCGGAACCAACCGCGGTTCCCGATCCACGCTCCATTCTCCCCATAGTCCGCGACGCTCCGAATGTCGATCTGAAACGGGAGCACAGAGCCTGCAAATGGTTTCATTTCCGGCCACAACCCATTCAACGCTCGTGGTTTCACGAAACCGGTGGTTGTTAGGTTGCCTTGGATAACCGGATTTGCGAAACACCGGCCCGATGGCGCGAAAACCCGCTTCCTGGCCGCTCTTGTTCGCCGCCCTTTCCGGTCCGGCGCACGCGGCGTTGTTCGATCCAGTCTGGCAGCTCGGCACCGACGACGCGAACACCGCTCCCTTCAGCCAGGAGAGCTTCGCCGCGAACAGTGCGCCGGGCTCGGCCACGGTGAAGGACGACGACTATTATTTCGCGGGCACCTATCCGGCTCCGATCGGCACGGTGGGAACCACCGAAGCGGTGGCCAATTTCGAGCGCGCGATGACGATCAGCGATCCACGGAAGCGGATTCATTTCCCACTGACCGCGGCGCAGGTTTCGTCGGGCTCGCGGCTGCGGATCACCATCGACCTGTTCGCGGGCGGTGGCTGGGTGAGCGGCACGGGCAGCCTGCCGGGTTTCCAGAGCCACGATGTTTCGGTGAAGCTCAACGGGGTGACACTCGGCACCCGGTCCGCCATCCAATATGACACCACGCTGGTGTTCACGGTGCCCGCCTCCTCGGTGAACGCCACCACCGGCGAGAACATCCTCCTGATCGAGCGAACCGGCGGCTCGGCGAACGCCTACATCCAGTTCGACTACCTGAAGGTCGAAGCCGATCCCGATGGACTGGCCGATGGCGATGGCGACGGCATGCCGCGATGGTTCGAGGAGACCTACAATCTTTCCGACAGCAATGCCGCGGACGCGGCGCTCGATCCCGATGGCGACGGACTGACCAATCTCCAGGAGTTCCAGAAGGGCACGAACCCGACCGATCCGGACACCGACAACGACGGACTGCTGGACGGCCAGGAAACCACCACCGATCCACTGAAAGCGGACACCGATGGCGATGGAATCGTGGATGGCGCGGAAACCAGCTCGAATCCCCTGCTGGCCGACAGCGATGGCGATGGGTTCCCGGACAACATCGAGATCGAGCAGGGAACGAACCCGCTCTCGGCGGCCTCGAAGCCCTTTGATTTTCCCGGCGCGGTCGGCTTCCAGTTCATCGCGGAGCGGAGCATTGAATCGTCGCTGAAGCCCGGCGAACCAGCGGGCTATTTCCGGCTGCCGAACTGGAACGTTTCGCCGCCGCTGCCGCTGTGGCCACCCTCGAACACCGCGTTGACGGGCTCGGCCTCGGCACTGAAAAACCACCGCGGCCAGGCCACCGGCGTGAACGTGAGCTGGTCCTACCGGGCGGCGACGGACGGCCTGCACAAGGGAACGTCCAACGAGAAGCTGCTGGACGGGATGATCTACGCGGGTTCCTACGGCTCGGGAAACACCTCAGCCAGTGTGTCGATTACCGGCATCCCCTACGCCACCTACGATCTGATCGTGTATCTCGGCGACCAGTATCCCGATCATCG comes from Luteolibacter sp. LG18 and encodes:
- a CDS encoding sulfatase, producing MKILALAAALLPLAPFASTAADSPVKRPPNIVLIVIDDMGWKDIAANGSTYYKTPNVDRLASEGMRFRNGYAACAVCSPSRAAIMTGQSPARLHLTDWIPGEGAPKNSRFTVPQWDMTLEKSTPTLPQLLKKQGYTTAAIGKWHLGNDGPEAHGFDVNIAGGHIGHPASFFWPYGKEGNSHRVPMLAEAGGKEGEYLTDRLTDEAVKFIDGNRDKPFFLYLAHYAVHAPLMAKDDDTALFKGAKPDGQQDFPVYAGMVKAVDDSVGRILADLKKQGLEDNTIVVFTSDNGGVVHFRATDNAPLRGGKGFPYEGGLRVPFIVRAPGLTKPGSVNDTPVIGTDFLPTFAKLAGIEGKPAPVLDGVDISPALRGGKLERDTFLWHYPHYWWGGNISPYSVIHSGDWKLVRWNEYGSEELYNLAQDPSEKTDLAKANPEKLKEMSAKLDAELKAQDAQPPVPRKDAKAAPDPESNPAKAAKFIRG